A section of the Sporocytophaga myxococcoides DSM 11118 genome encodes:
- a CDS encoding T9SS C-terminal target domain-containing protein, whose translation NLTTVTGGVAPYSFNWSTGATTQNVTGLAPGNYSVDVTDASSCTRTFKFTLGQPVAFNIDTTVTQIKCNGDNNGAITVNSISGGTAPYTFNWSNLATTQSISALSPGNYTLSVKDINGCPATYYFTITEPAPIAIAATISGSSCKGGDGAISIIVSGGASPYLFNWSNGATTQDISGLPNGNYTITITDNNGCKKSDSYIIDNALPISIVPAVTDVKCYGGNDGAINLAISGGIAPYSNFLWSNGAITQNLNGVKAGDYSVTFEDAKGCSFTSPVYTITQPDTIASTASITEPACNGAPTGAININSVSGGVAPYLFNWSNGATTQNLSSLNKGSYKLTITDINGCSIDSTFNLGQPIPFVIDSKTIDETCTGLNNGKININSVTGGTAPYSYKWSNGATTQNVSNLGSGNYNVIISDANGCSDTIDFIINPPVPMTITTNITEPTCIGGNDGAIEVTSVSGGKVPYVAYSWDSGQMTKDITDISAGTYVLTILDNSSCTETFTIVVNDPAPISAGSTITDESCTGNDGSISLVINGGTAPYSFEWKDGPTTQDRTGLKAATYSVKIIDSKGCSGNFDFTVNHSVTISIIPTITDVKCYGGNDGAIALSISGGVAPYSNFEWSNGANTQDLTGVKAGTYSVKFNDDKGCNYQSQDFIVNQPAPLAITADISEPVCKGSTNGTITITSVTGGTAPYTYLWPENVTTQGISNLGKGTYKLTVTDANGCKLDSNFVIGEPDGFTYDTVKTNITCFGLNNGSINVNVTSGGTSPYSYQWNSGEITNNILNLGKGVHSVKISDAGGCSETISFTINEPAPLHATSIVTNVPCYKGNNGSIEMTPTGGTPAYSYFWNTGDTDAKLSNLKAGTYDVKITDQNSCRKDTTFIITQPDTLIVDHASAVKDVSCNGKSDGQIELHLNISGGTAPYSNYAWTPGTLTGPNNYDLPAGVYIVNFKDAKNCLYKDQFEIKEPLPMQVNPIVNPNPICKSKTVTITIPEVYSAYSFDGGKSYQTSNKFSKPIYSDTLIKVVVLDYLSTCESKVDSVNVSLKKLIADNLSKDVSCFGKADGIISLSNITGGAGGYWFALDEFSTPQQDSTFTGLNKGIYTLSIFDNTGCLYDYPVEIKEPQKLVLGIDTIITIKPCANSNNGEIHLEVSGGNGGFKYSLNNGTLITNPIFSSLSQNDYFVKVIDKNGCADSLTAKVTAPDTINISNIVADIMGVNCFGDDNGSIKLSNITGGIQPYIFTLNGTKNNTGEFDNLSGGKSTLVISNKDDQCPVSYPFEIPEPEQLRIIMTDIKQITCSNEGSVTINGVGGSTPYLYAIDDNPSDVNNVFSNLTINKYHFKLTDAKNCLAEDDTTLVRIGPMPYIRTKDVPCFNEKKGEILIDSLQGGIPIFTYYLNTIDKSTNNVITDLGAGIYSMGIKDGNCDVPFIIGGYYLFNGTDYDTIYNSNIIINEPEPITAETFVIKSSREINSGTIYVYDIQGGTPFYLISNDDLVYSTYVLADSTLNSYSNLAPGEYKIYIKDGNGCKVEKEVVVGSGFYIPNMFTPNGDGKNDRFEILSIPYGSKFYVHNRWGSRVFASDNYDNSWDGSEQPDGVYFYDLLLPNGKAYKGWIEIIR comes from the coding sequence ACTTACTATTTCACGATAACTGAACCTGCCCCTATTGCAATTGCTGCAACAATTTCAGGAAGTTCTTGCAAAGGCGGAGATGGAGCCATCAGCATTATAGTTTCAGGAGGAGCATCCCCATACTTATTTAATTGGTCCAATGGAGCAACGACCCAGGATATTTCAGGTTTGCCAAATGGAAACTATACAATAACTATTACCGACAATAATGGATGTAAAAAATCTGATTCCTACATTATTGACAATGCACTTCCAATTTCAATTGTACCGGCTGTTACAGATGTAAAATGTTATGGCGGAAACGATGGTGCCATTAACCTTGCCATTAGCGGCGGAATAGCTCCATACTCAAACTTCTTATGGTCAAACGGAGCAATTACTCAGAATCTAAATGGAGTCAAAGCTGGCGATTATAGTGTTACATTTGAAGATGCAAAAGGTTGTTCTTTCACTTCCCCTGTATATACCATTACACAGCCTGATACGATTGCCTCGACAGCTTCCATCACAGAACCTGCTTGCAATGGTGCACCTACTGGAGCTATCAACATCAATTCTGTTTCAGGCGGAGTTGCTCCTTATTTATTTAACTGGTCAAATGGAGCTACTACACAGAACTTAAGCAGCTTAAACAAAGGAAGCTATAAATTAACAATTACTGATATTAACGGATGTTCAATTGATTCTACCTTTAATTTAGGTCAGCCTATTCCATTTGTAATTGACAGCAAGACTATAGATGAAACTTGTACAGGCTTGAACAATGGAAAGATCAATATAAATTCTGTGACTGGTGGAACTGCGCCATACTCTTATAAATGGTCAAATGGAGCTACAACTCAAAATGTAAGTAACCTTGGGTCTGGAAACTATAATGTCATTATTTCCGACGCTAACGGTTGTTCTGATACAATTGATTTCATCATTAACCCTCCGGTTCCGATGACTATTACCACCAATATAACAGAACCAACCTGTATTGGAGGCAATGACGGAGCAATCGAGGTTACTTCAGTTTCGGGAGGAAAAGTACCTTACGTTGCCTATTCCTGGGATTCAGGACAGATGACTAAAGATATAACTGACATTAGCGCAGGAACATATGTGTTAACAATTCTGGACAATTCTTCTTGTACCGAAACATTTACAATAGTCGTAAATGACCCGGCTCCTATTTCAGCAGGCTCAACAATTACAGATGAGTCCTGCACAGGAAATGATGGAAGTATCAGCCTTGTTATCAATGGAGGAACAGCTCCATATAGCTTCGAATGGAAAGATGGTCCTACTACTCAGGACCGCACAGGTCTTAAAGCTGCGACTTACTCAGTCAAAATAATTGATAGCAAAGGTTGCTCAGGAAACTTTGACTTTACGGTTAACCATTCAGTAACTATATCCATAATACCAACAATCACTGATGTAAAATGCTATGGAGGTAATGATGGTGCAATTGCATTGTCAATATCCGGAGGAGTAGCTCCATATTCAAATTTTGAATGGTCAAATGGAGCGAATACACAAGATCTTACTGGTGTAAAAGCAGGCACTTATTCAGTAAAATTCAATGATGACAAAGGGTGTAATTATCAGTCTCAAGACTTCATAGTGAACCAGCCAGCACCTTTAGCCATTACTGCTGATATAAGCGAACCGGTTTGTAAAGGAAGTACCAATGGAACTATCACCATCACATCCGTAACGGGAGGTACAGCACCGTACACATACTTGTGGCCAGAAAATGTTACTACACAGGGAATCTCTAATCTTGGAAAAGGAACATATAAACTAACAGTAACTGATGCTAATGGCTGTAAATTAGACTCCAACTTTGTAATCGGAGAACCTGATGGATTTACATATGACACCGTCAAAACAAACATCACTTGTTTTGGCTTAAACAATGGTAGTATTAATGTAAATGTTACTTCCGGAGGAACATCACCATATAGTTACCAGTGGAATTCCGGAGAGATAACAAACAATATTCTCAATTTAGGTAAGGGTGTTCATAGTGTAAAAATTTCTGATGCGGGTGGATGTAGTGAAACTATAAGCTTTACTATCAATGAACCAGCTCCACTGCATGCTACTTCTATTGTAACAAATGTTCCATGTTACAAAGGAAATAATGGATCTATTGAAATGACTCCGACTGGAGGAACACCTGCTTACAGTTACTTCTGGAATACAGGAGATACTGATGCTAAATTAAGTAATTTAAAAGCTGGAACTTACGATGTAAAAATTACTGACCAGAATTCATGTCGTAAAGATACTACCTTTATAATTACACAGCCGGATACATTGATTGTAGACCATGCAAGCGCTGTAAAAGATGTATCATGTAATGGGAAATCAGACGGACAAATAGAATTACATTTGAATATTTCAGGAGGAACTGCACCATATTCAAACTACGCATGGACACCAGGTACATTGACCGGACCAAACAATTATGACCTTCCTGCAGGTGTTTATATTGTAAACTTTAAAGATGCGAAAAACTGCTTATACAAAGATCAGTTTGAGATCAAAGAACCACTTCCTATGCAGGTTAACCCAATAGTAAATCCGAATCCTATCTGTAAATCTAAAACAGTGACGATTACGATTCCGGAAGTATATTCTGCATATTCATTTGACGGAGGAAAGAGCTATCAGACATCTAATAAGTTCTCAAAACCAATCTATTCTGATACCTTAATCAAAGTTGTAGTTTTAGATTACCTTTCTACTTGTGAAAGTAAAGTTGATTCTGTAAATGTTTCTTTAAAGAAACTTATTGCTGATAATTTATCTAAAGATGTATCTTGCTTTGGCAAAGCTGATGGAATCATATCCCTTTCTAATATCACTGGAGGAGCTGGCGGATATTGGTTTGCACTTGATGAATTCTCAACACCTCAACAAGATTCAACTTTTACAGGATTGAACAAAGGTATTTACACCCTTTCAATCTTTGACAATACAGGCTGTTTGTATGACTATCCTGTCGAAATTAAAGAACCTCAAAAACTTGTTCTTGGCATCGATACCATTATCACTATCAAACCTTGTGCGAATTCAAATAATGGGGAAATTCATTTGGAAGTGTCAGGTGGAAACGGAGGATTTAAATACTCCTTAAATAATGGAACACTCATCACTAATCCTATTTTCAGTAGCCTTTCTCAAAATGATTATTTTGTTAAGGTAATTGACAAGAATGGTTGTGCTGATTCATTAACTGCGAAAGTAACAGCTCCGGATACTATTAATATTTCGAATATAGTTGCTGATATTATGGGGGTTAATTGTTTTGGTGATGATAATGGTTCTATTAAATTATCTAACATAACCGGAGGTATTCAGCCATATATTTTCACCTTAAATGGAACAAAGAATAATACAGGTGAATTTGATAATCTGTCAGGAGGAAAATCTACACTTGTGATTTCAAATAAAGATGATCAATGTCCGGTATCTTATCCTTTTGAAATTCCAGAGCCTGAACAATTAAGAATTATCATGACAGATATAAAACAAATCACCTGCTCGAATGAAGGTAGCGTGACTATAAACGGTGTAGGAGGTAGCACGCCATATCTGTATGCAATTGATGATAATCCTTCTGATGTCAATAATGTATTCAGTAACCTTACTATTAATAAATATCATTTCAAATTAACTGATGCAAAGAATTGTCTTGCGGAAGATGATACGACATTGGTGCGTATAGGGCCAATGCCTTACATAAGAACTAAAGATGTGCCTTGCTTCAATGAGAAAAAAGGTGAGATTTTAATCGACTCACTACAAGGGGGAATACCAATTTTCACCTATTATCTAAACACAATTGATAAAAGTACTAATAATGTTATCACAGATTTAGGTGCTGGTATTTATTCAATGGGTATTAAAGATGGAAATTGCGATGTACCATTCATTATCGGCGGATATTACCTGTTCAATGGAACCGATTATGATACTATCTACAATTCTAATATTATCATCAATGAGCCAGAGCCTATCACTGCTGAAACATTTGTAATCAAGAGTTCAAGAGAAATCAACTCAGGTACTATATATGTTTATGACATACAAGGAGGTACACCATTCTATTTAATTAGTAATGATGACCTTGTATATTCAACCTACGTATTAGCAGATTCAACATTGAACAGCTATAGTAACCTTGCTCCTGGAGAATATAAAATTTATATCAAGGACGGAAACGGCTGTAAAGTAGAAAAAGAAGTAGTGGTTGGATCCGGATTCTACATTCCAAATATGTTTACACCTAATGGAGATGGTAAAAACGACAGATTCGAAATATTGTCAATACCATACGGATCTAAATTCTATGTTCACAACAGATGGGGTAGCAGAGTTTTTGCAAGTGACAATTATGATAATAGCTGGGATGGATCGGAGCAGCCAGATGGGGTTTACTTCTATGACCTGCTGTTACCAAATGGTAAAGCATATAAAGGATGGATTGAAATCATCAGATAA